The Ammospiza caudacuta isolate bAmmCau1 chromosome 17, bAmmCau1.pri, whole genome shotgun sequence genome has a segment encoding these proteins:
- the ALG1 gene encoding chitobiosyldiphosphodolichol beta-mannosyltransferase, with the protein MAAAPWPWQGLWPGLWPALWAVVAALLLLLLWRRRRAGGAGRVCVAVLGDLGRSPRMQYHALALARHGREVALLGYLQSRPHRDVLHSENIRLVPVAELSGLRVGPKLLQYVLKVLVQSVQLLYTLLRIEQPSYILLQNPPGLPSIAVAWVAGLWWGSRLIIDWHNYGYSIMSLSHGRSHPLVLLAKWYEKLFGRLSDYNLCVTDAMRKDLWVNFKIKAVTLYDRPASYFKETPLDLQHNLFMKLAKDYEPFRARAVSPGADTSAFTRRDGSSGSVLRARGRPALLISSTSWTEDEDFSVLLRALEDYERFIEEGAALPALVCVITGKGPLKDYYNGLIQKLHFKHIQICTPWLEAEDYPLLLGSADLGVCLHKSSSGLDLPMKVVDMFGCCLPVCAIHFECLHELVKHNENGLIFRDSQELAKQLKMLFLDFPSLEGKLQRFRENLRESRQLRWEQSWDQTVLPLLGSRD; encoded by the exons tctgctgctcctgctgctgtggcggcggcggcgggcgggcggcgcgggccGGGTGTGCGTGGCCGTGCTGGGGGACCTGGGCCGCAGCCCGCGGATGCAGTACCACGCCTTGGCGCTGGCCCGCCACGGGCGGGAGGTCGCGCTGCTGGGCTACCTCC AGAGCCGGCCGCACCGGGACGTGCTGCACTCCGAGAACATCCGGCTGGTGCCCGTGGCGGAGCTGAGCGGGCTGCGAG TGGGGCCAAAGCTTTTGCAGTATGTCCTGAAGGTGCTCGTGCAGTCAGTGCAGTTACTGTACACATTGCTGAGGATAGAGCAGCCATCCTACATTCTCCTTCAG AATCCCCCAGGCTTACCCAGTATAGCTGTTGCCtgggtggcagggctgtggtggggGAGCAGACTCATCATTGATTGGCACAACTATGGGTACAGCATCATGAGCCTGAGTCACGGGAGGAGCCACCCACTGGTCCTGCTTGCAAAATG GTATGAAAAGCTTTTTGGGCGCTTGTCTGACTATAACCTGTGTGTTACTGATGCCATGAGGAAAGATCTCTGGGTGAATTTCAAGATCAA GGCTGTAACATTGTATGACAGACCAGCAtcttattttaaagaaacaccATTAGACCTCCAACACAACTTGTTTATGAAACTTGCCAAGGACTATGAGCCCTTCAGAGCACG AGCGGTGAGTCCCGGCGCTGACACATCGGCCTTCACCCGGAGGGACGGCAGCAGTGGCAGCGTGCTCAGGGCCAGGGGCCGGCCCGCCCTTCTcatcagcagcaccagctggaCAG AGGATGAAGACTTCTCAGTCCTTTTAAGAGCTTTAGAAG ATTATGAGAGGTTTATTGAGGAAGGAGCTGCACTTCCAGCTTTGGTGTGTGTGATAACAG GTAAAGGACCTCTAAAAGATTACTACAATGGGCTGATCCAAAAGCTGCactttaaacacatccagatcTGTACCCCATGGCTGGAGGCTGAGGATTACCCTCTTCTGCTTG GCTCAGCAGACCTGGGGGTGTGTCTCCATAAATCCTCCAGTGGTTTGGATTTGCCCATGAAGGTGGTGGATATGTTTGGCTGCTGTTTACCTGTGTGTGCAATACATTTTGAATG TTTACATGAGCTGGTGAAGCACAATGAGAATGGGCTGATATTCAGGGACTCACAGGAACTTGCAAAGCAGCTGAAG ATGCTTTTCTTGGATTTCCCCAGCCTGGAAGGGAAACTTCAGCGCTTCCGAGAGAACCTGCGCGAGTCGCGGCAGCTgcgctgggagcagagctgggaccaGACTGTCCTTCCcttgctgggcagcagggactgA